One window from the genome of Roseomonas haemaphysalidis encodes:
- a CDS encoding sugar kinase, which translates to MTVELLCIGEPMLEFNQNAKDDQGRPLFLEGHGGDTSNAAIAAARAGAQVGYLTAIGQDAPGENFMKLWATEGVDTATVVRKPGLPTAVYFVSHGENGHEFTFYRKGSAAAHYTPDDVPVEAFRSARILHLSGISQAISTSACDACFHAIDVAKRSGVKVSYDTNLRKALWPVKRAAAIMHAAIAEADIALPSLDDATELTGLKDPDAIADFYLKLAPLVLLKLGKEGSMVATRDGRTRIPGRQVKAVDATGAGDTFAGNFLARLLAGDAAEDAALYANAAAALATTGYGAVAPMPRPDAVRALMAAG; encoded by the coding sequence ATGACGGTGGAGCTGCTGTGCATCGGCGAGCCGATGCTGGAATTCAACCAGAACGCCAAGGACGACCAGGGGCGGCCACTGTTCCTGGAAGGCCATGGGGGCGACACGTCCAATGCCGCCATCGCCGCCGCCCGGGCGGGTGCGCAGGTGGGCTACCTCACCGCCATCGGGCAGGACGCACCGGGCGAGAACTTCATGAAGCTGTGGGCAACGGAGGGCGTCGACACCGCCACGGTGGTCCGCAAGCCCGGACTGCCGACTGCGGTGTATTTCGTCAGCCATGGCGAGAACGGCCATGAGTTCACCTTCTATCGCAAAGGCAGCGCAGCCGCGCATTACACGCCGGATGACGTGCCGGTGGAGGCCTTCCGCAGCGCCCGAATCCTGCACCTGTCGGGAATCAGCCAAGCGATCTCGACCAGCGCCTGCGACGCCTGCTTCCATGCCATCGACGTGGCAAAGCGATCAGGCGTGAAGGTGTCCTACGACACCAACCTGCGAAAGGCGCTGTGGCCGGTGAAGCGCGCGGCCGCAATCATGCACGCCGCCATCGCCGAAGCGGACATCGCCCTGCCCAGCCTGGACGACGCCACCGAGCTGACCGGGTTGAAGGACCCGGACGCCATTGCCGACTTCTACCTGAAGCTGGCACCGCTGGTGTTGCTGAAGCTCGGCAAGGAGGGCTCCATGGTCGCCACACGGGATGGCCGCACGCGCATTCCTGGCCGCCAGGTCAAGGCAGTGGACGCGACCGGCGCGGGCGACACCTTTGCCGGCAACTTCCTGGCCCGTCTTCTGGCTGGCGATGCGGCGGAGGATGCGGCGCTCTACGCCAATGCCGCCGCCGCCCTGGCTACCACCGGCTATGGCGCCGTGGCACCCATGCCACGCCCCGATGCCGTGCGGGCGCTGATGGCGGCGGGTTAG
- a CDS encoding bifunctional 4-hydroxy-2-oxoglutarate aldolase/2-dehydro-3-deoxy-phosphogluconate aldolase — protein MAQHPLIETFRAARIVPVIRTSTAARAATAVEWLKGAGITIFEITLTIPDALSVIRDVAADPSLLVGVGTVPDAAAAEASLRAGARFVVSPWVEPALVAPARAAEACVMMGAFTPTEVRAARAAGADVVKIFPASSAGGPAHIKALKSVFPDVVFCPTGGVDARNAGDYIAAGASFVGIGGKLVDESAIAAGNRGALEAAAREALGIVQA, from the coding sequence GTGGCACAGCACCCGTTGATCGAAACCTTCCGCGCCGCGCGCATCGTGCCGGTGATCCGCACCAGCACCGCCGCCCGCGCCGCCACTGCGGTGGAATGGTTGAAGGGCGCTGGCATCACCATCTTTGAGATCACCCTGACCATCCCGGACGCCCTGTCGGTCATCCGGGACGTGGCGGCCGACCCGTCGTTGCTGGTGGGCGTCGGCACCGTCCCGGATGCCGCGGCGGCCGAGGCAAGCCTGCGGGCGGGCGCGCGGTTCGTGGTGTCGCCCTGGGTGGAGCCGGCGCTGGTCGCCCCCGCCCGCGCGGCCGAGGCCTGTGTGATGATGGGCGCCTTCACGCCGACCGAGGTGCGCGCCGCACGGGCGGCGGGCGCCGACGTCGTGAAGATCTTCCCGGCCAGCTCGGCTGGCGGCCCGGCACATATCAAGGCGCTGAAGTCGGTGTTCCCGGACGTGGTGTTCTGCCCCACCGGCGGCGTCGATGCCCGCAACGCCGGCGACTACATCGCGGCCGGCGCGTCCTTCGTTGGCATTGGCGGCAAGCTGGTGGACGAGTCCGCCATTGCCGCCGGCAACCGCGGCGCCCTGGAAGCTGCGGCGCGCGAGGCCCTGGGCATCGTCCAGGCATGA
- a CDS encoding Hsp70 family protein, whose translation MQDVIGIDFGTTNSVIARRMPDGETVGLRYAAGQGMVETFRSVLCFWAEESGASRGRLQHAAGPDAIEAYLDDPLGARLIMSMKSYLASRSFVETRVFNRPFALEDLISTFLRALVAGAAGMPAGDATRVVAGRPVRFVGDNADDTLAETRLRAAFGAAGFQQVQMALEPEAAGHRFASTLQGAANVLVGDFGGGTSDFSILRFEPGARRKVEPLGHAGVGIAGDAFDFRIIDNVISPLLGKGGSYKVMDTELPVPPAFFTSFARWHQLSLMRAPKTLREINEVARMALEPERLQNLIRLVEDEAGYALYQSVSAAKAALSQGEQAVLRFSHRGFEVDAPVRRTDFETWISPELTRLSATIDRALADAMLTPDKVDRVFLTGGTSLVPAVRRLFDDRFGAERVTGGGEFVSVAEGLALIGAD comes from the coding sequence ATGCAAGACGTGATCGGCATCGATTTCGGCACGACCAACAGCGTCATCGCCCGCCGCATGCCGGACGGCGAAACCGTGGGGCTGCGCTACGCCGCCGGGCAGGGCATGGTCGAGACCTTTCGCTCCGTGCTGTGCTTCTGGGCCGAGGAAAGCGGCGCCAGCCGCGGCCGCCTGCAGCACGCCGCGGGGCCGGACGCGATCGAGGCCTATCTGGATGATCCGCTGGGCGCCCGGCTGATCATGTCCATGAAAAGCTACCTGGCCAGCCGGTCCTTCGTGGAAACGCGGGTCTTCAACAGGCCCTTCGCGCTGGAGGACCTGATCTCCACCTTTCTGCGCGCGCTGGTGGCGGGGGCGGCGGGCATGCCGGCGGGCGATGCCACGCGGGTGGTGGCGGGGCGGCCCGTGCGCTTCGTGGGCGACAACGCCGACGACACCCTGGCCGAAACCCGGCTGCGCGCCGCGTTCGGCGCGGCGGGCTTCCAGCAGGTGCAGATGGCCCTGGAGCCGGAAGCGGCCGGTCATCGCTTCGCCAGCACGCTGCAAGGGGCGGCCAATGTCCTGGTCGGCGACTTCGGCGGCGGTACGAGCGACTTTTCCATCCTGCGATTTGAGCCCGGCGCCCGCCGCAAGGTGGAGCCGCTGGGCCATGCCGGTGTGGGCATCGCCGGCGATGCCTTCGACTTCCGCATCATCGACAATGTCATCTCGCCACTCCTGGGCAAGGGCGGCAGCTACAAGGTGATGGACACCGAGCTGCCGGTGCCGCCGGCGTTTTTCACCAGCTTCGCCCGCTGGCACCAGTTGTCGCTGATGCGGGCCCCCAAGACACTGCGCGAAATCAACGAGGTGGCGCGGATGGCGCTGGAGCCGGAGCGGCTACAGAACCTGATCCGCTTGGTGGAAGACGAGGCCGGCTACGCTTTGTACCAGTCGGTCTCGGCCGCCAAGGCCGCGCTGAGCCAGGGCGAGCAGGCTGTGCTGCGCTTCAGCCACCGTGGCTTCGAAGTGGATGCGCCGGTCCGCCGCACCGATTTCGAGACCTGGATCTCGCCGGAGCTGACCCGCCTGTCCGCCACCATCGATCGCGCCCTGGCCGATGCCATGCTGACGCCGGACAAGGTGGATCGGGTGTTCCTGACGGGCGGCACGTCGCTCGTGCCCGCCGTGCGGCGCCTGTTCGACGACCGCTTCGGTGCCGAACGGGTCACCGGCGGCGGCGAGTTCGTGTCCGTGGCGGAGGGGCTGGCCTTGATCGGCGCCGACTAG
- a CDS encoding glycosyltransferase translates to MNATAFRPRAATSADQSRPWPKVSLHLPLRDAAPEAVRRTLESVGALDYPALEVLVVDTHTADPGCWEAAAEYCALLGPQFRFFHLGTYPGFRAGALNFALGETAGDAAVVGVLKAGQVVRPGWLRGAVPALARNGVGTVRSPLLPAGAVLADATMPVPDELTLFRVEALRGAGGWNQSSLSPDAELNVTLMRQGWDTARMTAPMGQDAPSGSADDVASRRHRQVAGLTAALRARPGLLLSPRDRSLTGAQRRELSRAILPLLADAAALAGVLVSLVLVALALWDEDWAQPLPVLLALGLPGLLPLAQGGMRNAWRDGRATWQGLLGGTASRAEGLGLERSLAAALVLAALGLAAVRPWGVGETLLVVAMLIAQAAPGMVAICPAPRAVRWPARRRHVA, encoded by the coding sequence TTGAACGCCACCGCATTTCGCCCCCGTGCCGCCACCAGCGCCGACCAGTCGCGCCCGTGGCCGAAGGTGTCCCTGCATCTGCCGCTGCGCGATGCGGCGCCGGAAGCGGTGCGCCGCACGCTGGAATCGGTTGGGGCGCTGGACTACCCCGCCCTGGAGGTTCTGGTGGTCGATACCCACACCGCCGACCCCGGCTGCTGGGAGGCGGCGGCGGAATACTGTGCCCTGCTGGGCCCGCAGTTCCGTTTCTTCCACCTTGGAACCTATCCCGGCTTTCGCGCCGGCGCGCTGAACTTCGCATTGGGCGAGACGGCGGGCGACGCCGCGGTGGTCGGCGTCCTGAAGGCGGGCCAGGTTGTGCGTCCCGGCTGGCTGAGGGGCGCGGTGCCTGCGCTGGCCCGCAACGGCGTCGGCACGGTGCGGTCGCCGTTGCTACCAGCCGGGGCTGTGCTGGCCGATGCGACGATGCCGGTGCCGGACGAGCTGACGCTGTTTCGTGTGGAAGCGCTGCGCGGTGCCGGCGGTTGGAACCAATCCAGCTTATCGCCCGACGCCGAGCTCAACGTGACCCTGATGCGCCAGGGCTGGGATACCGCCCGGATGACTGCGCCGATGGGGCAGGACGCCCCGTCCGGCAGCGCCGACGATGTGGCATCCCGTAGGCATCGCCAGGTGGCGGGCCTGACAGCGGCGTTGCGCGCGCGCCCCGGCCTGTTGCTGTCGCCCCGGGATCGCAGCCTGACCGGCGCGCAGCGTCGCGAGCTGTCCCGCGCCATCCTGCCACTGCTGGCCGACGCGGCGGCGCTGGCGGGCGTGCTTGTTTCCCTGGTGCTGGTCGCCCTGGCTTTGTGGGACGAGGATTGGGCGCAGCCCCTGCCCGTGCTGTTGGCGCTGGGGTTGCCGGGCCTGCTGCCCCTGGCCCAGGGCGGCATGCGCAACGCCTGGCGCGATGGCCGCGCCACGTGGCAGGGCCTGCTGGGCGGCACCGCTTCGCGGGCGGAGGGCCTGGGCCTTGAGCGGTCGCTGGCCGCAGCGCTGGTTCTGGCTGCCCTCGGCCTGGCGGCGGTCCGGCCCTGGGGCGTCGGTGAAACCCTGCTAGTCGTTGCGATGCTGATCGCGCAGGCCGCGCCAGGGATGGTGGCAATCTGCCCCGCGCCCCGGGCGGTGCGCTGGCCGGCTCGCCGCCGGCACGTCGCCTAG
- a CDS encoding hemolysin family protein, translating to MTVVLEVGIILLLVLLNGTFSMSELAIVSSRRGKLLAMVKAEKPGAAAALALSEDPSRFLPTVQVGITLVGIFAGAYAGSGMANRLAEVLTLIPGFAAYASQVALFIVVLIITYLSLILGELVPKQFALRNPEGVACLVARPMTALSRVAAPMVWLLSHSSALVLKLLGASAPVESSVTEEEVKAVVAEGAQAGALEHEERHMIERVLRLADKPVRALMTPRNEVDWIDRAATPAEIATRLRASNVTRFIVAEGRIDNVVGVVATKDLLDQLLEEGGELSVATAMRQPMVLPDNLSALDALERLRSDRIGLALVMDEYGSFEGVVTASDLLEAIVGELGGDPVPATGGGAVQRHDGSLLLDGMMASDEARDRLDLPELPGKGGYHTVAGLMLALLQRVPREGDRIVWGGWRFEIVDMDGRRVDKVLAHREEATGA from the coding sequence ATGACCGTTGTTTTGGAAGTGGGCATCATCCTGCTGCTGGTGCTCCTGAACGGCACTTTCTCCATGAGCGAGCTGGCGATCGTGTCCTCGCGCCGGGGCAAGCTGCTGGCCATGGTCAAGGCCGAGAAGCCCGGCGCGGCGGCGGCCCTGGCATTGTCGGAGGACCCCAGCCGCTTTCTGCCGACCGTGCAGGTCGGTATCACCCTGGTCGGCATCTTCGCGGGTGCCTATGCCGGGTCGGGCATGGCCAACCGCCTGGCCGAGGTGCTGACGCTGATCCCGGGCTTCGCCGCCTATGCCAGCCAGGTGGCGCTGTTCATCGTGGTGCTGATCATCACCTACCTGTCGCTGATCCTGGGCGAGCTGGTGCCCAAGCAGTTCGCCCTGCGGAACCCGGAGGGCGTGGCCTGCCTGGTGGCGCGGCCGATGACGGCGCTGTCGCGCGTGGCGGCGCCCATGGTGTGGCTCTTGTCGCACTCCTCCGCACTGGTTCTGAAGCTCCTCGGCGCCTCGGCCCCCGTGGAGTCGAGCGTGACGGAAGAGGAGGTGAAGGCCGTGGTGGCGGAGGGCGCCCAGGCCGGAGCCCTGGAGCATGAGGAGCGCCACATGATCGAGCGCGTGCTGCGGCTGGCCGACAAGCCCGTGCGCGCGCTGATGACACCGCGCAACGAAGTGGACTGGATCGACCGTGCCGCCACCCCGGCCGAGATCGCCACCCGCCTGCGTGCCAGCAACGTGACGCGCTTCATCGTCGCGGAAGGACGGATCGACAACGTGGTGGGCGTGGTCGCCACCAAGGACCTGCTCGACCAGCTGCTGGAAGAGGGGGGCGAGCTGTCGGTGGCCACCGCGATGCGTCAGCCCATGGTGCTGCCCGACAACCTGTCGGCGCTGGATGCGCTGGAGCGGCTGCGCAGCGACCGCATCGGCCTGGCGCTGGTGATGGACGAATATGGCAGCTTCGAGGGTGTCGTCACCGCCTCGGACCTCCTGGAGGCGATCGTGGGCGAGCTGGGCGGCGATCCCGTGCCGGCCACCGGCGGTGGCGCGGTGCAGCGGCATGACGGCAGCCTGCTGCTGGACGGCATGATGGCGAGCGACGAGGCACGCGACCGGCTGGACCTGCCGGAACTCCCCGGCAAGGGCGGATACCATACGGTGGCAGGGCTGATGCTGGCGCTGTTGCAGCGCGTGCCGCGCGAAGGCGACCGGATCGTCTGGGGCGGCTGGCGCTTCGAGATCGTCGACATGGACGGGCGCCGGGTCGACAAGGTGCTGGCGCACCGGGAAGAAGCCACGGGGGCCTGA
- a CDS encoding NAD-dependent succinate-semialdehyde dehydrogenase, producing the protein MDHNVLLHIDGQWRPASGNRTMPIINPATEEQIGTVPHATESDLDEALEAAARGFNTWKRVSAFDRSKLMRKAADILRERAGEIARIMTMEQGKPLAEAKMEILGGADTIDWFAEEARRAYGRIVPARAPGVYQLVIKEPVGPVAAFTPWNFPINQIVRKLSAALATGCSIIVKAPEETPASPAELIRAFVDAGVPKGVIGLVYGVPAEISSYLIPHPIIRKVTFTGSTPVGKHLAEMAGKYMKRATMELGGHAPAIVFDDADVELASKTLAGSKFRNAGQVCVSPTRFLVQEKVFDQFVDSFTKHAKALKVGNGVEDGVQMGPLANERRIPAMEELIADARQRGADVRTGGNRIGNKGYFFEPTVISGMTREMRAMNEEPFGPLALMMPFRDFDEVVEEANRLPFGLASYAFTRSAKTANAIANEVESGMMTINHLGLALPEVPFGGMKDSGYGSEGGSEAIEAYLNTKFVSQAGL; encoded by the coding sequence ATGGACCATAATGTCCTGCTGCATATCGACGGCCAGTGGCGCCCGGCGAGCGGCAACCGCACCATGCCCATCATCAACCCGGCGACCGAGGAACAGATCGGCACCGTCCCCCACGCCACCGAGTCCGATCTGGACGAGGCGCTGGAGGCGGCCGCGCGCGGCTTCAACACCTGGAAGCGCGTGTCGGCCTTCGACCGCTCCAAGCTGATGCGCAAGGCCGCCGACATCCTGCGCGAGCGCGCCGGCGAGATCGCCCGCATCATGACCATGGAACAGGGCAAGCCCCTGGCCGAGGCCAAGATGGAGATCCTTGGCGGTGCCGACACCATCGACTGGTTCGCCGAGGAAGCCCGCCGCGCCTACGGCCGGATCGTGCCTGCCCGTGCCCCCGGCGTGTACCAGCTGGTGATCAAGGAGCCGGTCGGCCCCGTCGCCGCCTTCACGCCCTGGAACTTCCCGATCAACCAGATCGTCCGCAAGCTGTCGGCAGCGCTGGCGACCGGCTGCTCCATCATCGTCAAGGCGCCGGAGGAGACCCCGGCCTCGCCGGCCGAGCTGATCCGCGCCTTCGTGGATGCCGGCGTGCCCAAGGGCGTCATCGGCCTCGTCTACGGCGTGCCGGCTGAGATTTCCTCCTACCTCATCCCGCACCCGATCATCCGCAAGGTGACTTTCACGGGCTCCACCCCCGTGGGCAAGCACCTGGCGGAAATGGCGGGCAAGTACATGAAGCGCGCGACCATGGAGCTGGGCGGCCACGCGCCGGCCATCGTGTTCGACGACGCCGACGTGGAACTCGCCAGCAAGACGCTGGCCGGCAGCAAGTTCCGCAACGCGGGGCAGGTCTGCGTGTCCCCCACCCGCTTTCTGGTGCAGGAGAAGGTGTTCGACCAGTTCGTCGACAGCTTCACCAAGCATGCCAAGGCGCTGAAGGTGGGCAATGGCGTCGAGGACGGCGTGCAGATGGGCCCCCTGGCCAATGAGCGCCGCATCCCCGCGATGGAGGAGCTGATCGCCGATGCCCGCCAGCGCGGCGCCGACGTCCGCACCGGCGGTAACCGCATCGGCAACAAGGGCTACTTCTTCGAGCCGACGGTGATCAGCGGCATGACGCGCGAGATGCGCGCCATGAACGAGGAGCCCTTCGGCCCGTTGGCGCTGATGATGCCGTTCCGCGACTTCGACGAGGTGGTGGAGGAAGCCAACCGCCTGCCCTTCGGCCTCGCCTCCTATGCCTTCACCCGCTCGGCCAAGACGGCGAACGCCATCGCCAACGAGGTCGAGAGCGGCATGATGACCATCAACCACCTGGGCCTCGCCCTGCCGGAAGTGCCCTTCGGCGGCATGAAGGACAGCGGCTATGGTTCCGAGGGCGGCTCGGAGGCCATCGAGGCCTACCTGAACACCAAGTTCGTCAGCCAGGCCGGGCTTTAA
- a CDS encoding phosphoglycerate kinase has translation MAAFRTLDQLDPAGKRVLLRADLNLPVRDGKITDRTRIDRLVPTIRELADKGAKVIVCSHFDRPKGKRVPEMSLRPMGEALSDALGQPVAFADDCVGPDAEAAVAALKDGGVLLLENTRYHAGEEKNDPALVEGLAKLADIYVNDAFSAAHRAHASTEGVAHKLPAYAGRLMQAELEALDAALGNPQRPVVAIVGGAKVSTKLDLLGNLTKKVDVLVIGGAMANTFLAAQGKSVGKSLQEAEMHETARTIMAEASANGCEILLPEDLVVSEAFAANAPNKVVGLDDVPAEMMALDVGPRTVAVVEDKLENAKTLVWNGPFGAFEIVPFDKATVAVAQAAAALTEAGKLVSIGGGGDTVSALRHAGVIDKLSYVSSAGGAFLEWLEGKTLPGVAALTSH, from the coding sequence ATGGCCGCTTTCCGGACCCTGGATCAGCTCGACCCCGCCGGAAAGCGGGTCCTGCTGCGCGCCGACCTGAACCTGCCCGTGCGGGACGGCAAGATCACCGACCGCACGCGCATCGACCGCCTGGTGCCCACCATCCGCGAACTGGCGGACAAGGGCGCCAAGGTCATCGTCTGCTCGCATTTCGACCGGCCCAAGGGCAAGCGCGTGCCCGAGATGTCGCTGCGCCCGATGGGCGAGGCGTTGTCGGACGCGCTGGGCCAGCCCGTCGCCTTCGCCGATGACTGCGTCGGCCCGGATGCCGAGGCCGCCGTCGCCGCGCTCAAGGACGGCGGCGTGCTGCTGCTGGAAAACACCCGGTATCACGCCGGCGAGGAAAAGAACGACCCGGCGCTGGTCGAGGGCCTTGCCAAGCTGGCGGATATCTATGTCAACGACGCGTTTTCCGCCGCGCACCGCGCCCATGCCAGCACCGAGGGCGTGGCGCACAAGCTGCCGGCCTATGCCGGCCGGCTGATGCAGGCGGAGCTGGAAGCGCTGGACGCGGCGCTGGGCAACCCGCAGCGCCCTGTGGTCGCCATCGTTGGCGGCGCCAAGGTCTCCACCAAACTGGACTTGCTGGGCAACCTGACCAAGAAGGTGGATGTGCTCGTCATCGGCGGCGCCATGGCCAACACCTTTCTGGCGGCCCAGGGCAAGTCCGTCGGCAAGTCGCTGCAGGAAGCGGAGATGCACGAGACCGCCCGCACCATCATGGCGGAGGCCTCTGCCAATGGCTGCGAGATCCTGCTGCCGGAAGACCTGGTGGTGTCCGAGGCCTTTGCCGCCAATGCACCGAACAAGGTGGTGGGCCTTGATGACGTACCGGCGGAAATGATGGCGCTGGACGTCGGGCCGCGCACCGTCGCGGTGGTCGAGGACAAGCTGGAAAACGCCAAGACCCTGGTGTGGAACGGCCCCTTCGGCGCCTTCGAGATCGTGCCCTTCGACAAGGCCACCGTCGCGGTGGCGCAGGCCGCGGCGGCGCTGACCGAGGCCGGCAAGCTGGTGTCCATCGGCGGCGGCGGCGACACTGTCTCGGCGCTGCGCCACGCGGGCGTCATCGACAAGCTGAGCTACGTCTCCTCGGCCGGCGGCGCCTTCCTGGAATGGCTGGAAGGCAAGACGCTGCCGGGCGTCGCGGCGCTGACCTCGCACTGA
- the gap gene encoding type I glyceraldehyde-3-phosphate dehydrogenase, with protein MAVKVAINGFGRIGRLVLRAACESARDDVEFVAINDLGSVEANAHLFRYDSVHGRFPGEVIVEGDSITIKAHGKTWGPIKVTAERDPTKLQWQGVDIAAECTGIFTAREKASVLLGTGARKVLISAPGENSDKTIVYGVNHETLTAEDKIVSNASCTTNCLAPVAKILHEKFGILRGYMVTIHAYTGDQNTVDTLHKDLHRARAAAVSAIPTSTGAAKAVGLVMPELKGKLDGTAIRIPTPNVSLVSLDFVPERTEGLTKEAINAVMKEAAENGPLKGILGYNTAPLVSIDFNHDPHSSTFDATQTQVVDGGLVRVMSWYDNEWGFSNRMSDTAAYLGKL; from the coding sequence ATGGCAGTGAAAGTCGCAATCAACGGGTTCGGTCGCATCGGGCGCCTGGTGCTGCGCGCCGCCTGCGAAAGCGCGCGCGACGACGTCGAGTTCGTCGCCATCAACGACCTCGGTTCCGTCGAGGCCAATGCCCACCTGTTCCGCTACGACAGCGTGCACGGCCGCTTCCCCGGCGAGGTGATCGTCGAGGGCGACAGCATCACCATCAAGGCCCATGGCAAGACCTGGGGCCCGATCAAGGTGACGGCCGAGCGCGACCCGACCAAGCTGCAGTGGCAGGGCGTGGACATCGCCGCCGAGTGCACCGGCATCTTCACGGCGCGCGAGAAGGCTTCCGTGCTGCTCGGCACCGGCGCCCGCAAGGTGCTGATTTCGGCCCCCGGCGAGAACTCGGACAAGACCATCGTCTACGGCGTCAACCACGAGACGCTGACGGCCGAGGACAAGATCGTGTCCAACGCCTCCTGCACCACCAACTGCCTTGCGCCGGTCGCCAAGATCCTGCACGAGAAGTTCGGCATCCTGCGCGGCTACATGGTCACCATCCACGCCTATACGGGTGACCAGAACACCGTGGACACGCTGCACAAGGACCTGCACCGCGCCCGCGCCGCCGCCGTCTCCGCCATCCCGACCTCGACGGGTGCCGCCAAGGCCGTGGGCCTGGTGATGCCGGAGCTGAAGGGCAAGCTGGACGGCACCGCCATCCGCATCCCAACCCCGAACGTCTCCCTCGTCAGCCTGGACTTCGTGCCGGAGCGGACCGAGGGCCTGACCAAGGAGGCGATCAACGCGGTGATGAAGGAAGCCGCCGAGAACGGCCCCCTGAAGGGCATCCTGGGCTACAACACCGCGCCGCTGGTCTCGATCGACTTCAACCACGACCCGCATTCCTCGACCTTCGACGCCACGCAGACCCAGGTGGTCGATGGCGGGCTGGTGCGGGTGATGAGCTGGTACGACAACGAGTGGGGCTTCTCCAACCGCATGTCGGACACCGCCGCCTACCTCGGCAAGCTCTGA